The following coding sequences lie in one Carassius carassius chromosome 1, fCarCar2.1, whole genome shotgun sequence genomic window:
- the LOC132141167 gene encoding GTPase IMAP family member 9-like — protein MSDNESLLQNDFTGESFHSNFLFQNNDIRIILVGKTGTGKSATGNTILRRELFESEPSPVGVTTQCSSGFVNEGGRRVRVVDTPGFCGSLTKEDMKTHMEKCVELSVPGPHAFLLVINLDARFTAEEMNTVELIQQNFGESAVHYTIILFTRADQLRGRSLQQYIARCPDLRRLTERCGGRYHAFNNNDMRNRTQVTELLEKIDRMTQENGRRYYTNVMFEEAQKKIKRKEMVKKVKDAALAVGSALGTGAAVTGGVILGVTEVAVALPVVLIGAGAAVGVGMGVKLVVNKVQQNKKDNN, from the exons ATGAGTGATAACG AGTCATTACTACAAAATGATTTCACCGGAGAGTCATTCCACTCAAATTTCTTATTTC AGAACAATGACATAAGGATTATTCTGGTGGGGAAGACTGGGACAGGCAAGAGTGCGACAGGAAACACAATTCTGAGACGGGAGCTGTTCGAGTCTGAGCCCTCACCTGTGGGGGTTACAACACAATGCAGCAGTGGTTTTGTGAATGAAGGAGGAAGAAGAGTCCGTGTGGTTGACACGCCAGGGTTTTGTGGATCGCTGACTAAAGAAGACATGAAgacacacatggagaagtgtgttGAGCTTTCTGTTCCTGGTCCTCATGCGTTCCTGCTGGTCATCAATCTGGATGCGAGATTCACAGCGGAGGAGATGAACACAGTGGAACTGATTCAGCAGAACTTCGGAGAAAGTGCTGTGCACTACACCATCATCCTTTTCACCAGAGCAGATCAACTGAGAGGTAGATCTTTGCAGCAGTATATAGCAAGATGCCCGGATCTGAGGAGACTGACAGAGCGCTGCGGTGGAAGATATCACGCGTTCAACAATAACGACATGAGGAACCGCACTCAAGTCACCGAGCTGCTGGAGAAGATTGACAGAATGACCCAGGAAAATGGAAGAAGATATTACACTAACGTGATGTTTGAAGAAGCTCAAAAGAAGATTAAGAGAAAAGAGATGGTAAAAAAGGTCAAAGATGCGGCATTAGCGGTTGGATCAGCACTAGGAACGGGAGCAGCAGTAACAGGAGGTGTCATCCTGGGAGTAACAGAAGTGGCCGTTGCTCTTCCTGTTGTTTTAATCGGAGCTGGAGCTGCAGTCGGAGTGGGAATGGGTGTGAAACTGGTCGTGAACAAAGTCCAGCAAAACAAAAAGGACAACAATTAG